Proteins from a single region of Sphingomonas morindae:
- a CDS encoding relaxase/mobilization nuclease domain-containing protein produces MIGKSISRLNRRRVAANRRQHGVDARRAATPERIRHHATLLTNYLRDAHAAALKPLGLVDAPGHELLRYVADAQDQQNRSGIEVGEKVDLIGFRNIHGTDFEDAQRQILATMTRSPGIDPLEHYVLSWRTGEQPSHAQVTDAVDTLVHVLGLEENQTIYAAHSNTEHYHVHVAVNRVHPGTFRRIAAGDDWEVDAIHQAVALIEHRQGWASEEKAQFVGGPDGVRERATGRRVRDAEGRALKRERRGRREDGPRERPLSRGAQMFERRTGRASFEREVREIVPEAIREANGWDALHRRLAEHGLGIELHRSGAHITEGKRGIPASRAGRGASRQALEARFGPFEPRDPEIVIRSRQPRVLPDGERRAAYHDARTQHRAAIARHTNTLLAARRDALTRITSWRQASLIRVNALDWRGNREGLNFARSLIAGEIARQIAAVDASLGADVAALRLASSFPSFAAWNDGVQPPPIPTPSGGVLLAIAPDAPRGQRVPGFSARSQGRSIAYLDGHGRTVFTDHGDLISVDHDERQVVRAAIALGRERWGRVTLTGSDAFLAAAAAIIVDEGWTDIDGKAARAAIAAERARREVDAKRTLERQRLSGAPAAQRHAGGLGDETIASTAAARIEQRPITVSTLPDIEAPSPRAPVTSVERDMYAGAYGENPLIDAWIDQRRRAPEALNEARTLALRVMQDRTARTYLSELEAEGYRWVIELRQQATARNQLLKRASASQSMLR; encoded by the coding sequence ATGATCGGCAAGTCGATCAGCCGGCTGAACCGACGTCGGGTAGCAGCCAACCGCCGGCAACATGGGGTAGACGCAAGACGGGCCGCCACGCCGGAACGCATCCGCCATCACGCGACACTGCTCACCAACTATCTGCGCGATGCGCACGCAGCGGCGCTGAAGCCGCTTGGCCTCGTCGATGCGCCTGGCCACGAGCTCCTCCGCTATGTCGCCGACGCGCAAGATCAGCAAAACCGGAGCGGGATCGAAGTCGGTGAGAAGGTTGACCTTATCGGCTTCCGCAACATCCATGGCACGGACTTCGAAGACGCACAGCGCCAGATCCTGGCCACTATGACGCGGTCGCCGGGCATCGATCCGCTCGAGCATTATGTGCTGAGCTGGAGAACAGGAGAACAGCCGAGCCACGCGCAGGTGACAGACGCGGTCGACACGCTGGTCCACGTGCTCGGGCTCGAGGAGAACCAGACGATCTACGCCGCGCACTCCAACACCGAGCATTATCATGTTCATGTCGCTGTGAACCGCGTTCATCCAGGGACCTTCCGCCGCATTGCCGCAGGTGATGACTGGGAAGTCGACGCGATCCATCAGGCAGTTGCGCTGATCGAGCATCGCCAGGGATGGGCGAGCGAGGAAAAGGCGCAGTTCGTGGGTGGGCCGGACGGCGTGCGGGAGCGTGCGACCGGCAGGCGTGTGCGTGATGCCGAAGGGCGGGCGCTGAAGCGGGAGAGACGGGGGCGACGCGAGGATGGGCCTCGTGAGCGGCCCTTGTCGCGGGGTGCGCAGATGTTCGAGCGCCGCACTGGGCGCGCCTCGTTCGAGCGGGAGGTGCGCGAGATCGTGCCCGAGGCGATCAGGGAGGCGAACGGCTGGGATGCTCTCCACCGAAGGCTCGCCGAGCACGGTCTGGGGATCGAACTTCATCGCTCGGGCGCACACATCACCGAAGGCAAGCGCGGCATCCCGGCAAGCCGGGCAGGGCGGGGTGCATCGCGCCAGGCGCTCGAGGCGCGGTTCGGCCCTTTCGAGCCGAGAGACCCCGAGATCGTCATCCGCTCACGACAGCCACGTGTCCTGCCAGATGGAGAGAGGCGCGCCGCCTATCACGACGCCCGTACTCAACACCGGGCGGCCATCGCCCGCCACACGAACACGCTTCTTGCCGCCAGGCGCGACGCGCTGACGAGGATCACGTCGTGGCGTCAGGCAAGCCTCATCAGAGTGAATGCGCTTGACTGGCGTGGCAACCGCGAGGGGCTGAACTTCGCACGAAGCCTGATCGCCGGCGAGATCGCGCGCCAGATCGCGGCGGTGGACGCCAGCCTCGGGGCTGATGTTGCGGCATTGCGCCTCGCCAGCAGCTTTCCCTCGTTTGCAGCCTGGAATGATGGTGTGCAGCCACCCCCGATACCAACGCCATCAGGTGGCGTGCTCCTCGCGATCGCGCCCGATGCACCGCGTGGGCAGCGCGTGCCAGGCTTCTCGGCTCGCTCCCAGGGCCGCAGCATCGCGTACCTGGATGGCCATGGCCGAACCGTTTTCACGGACCATGGCGATCTCATATCGGTCGACCACGACGAGCGACAGGTCGTCCGCGCCGCGATCGCGCTCGGACGCGAGCGGTGGGGCAGGGTGACACTCACGGGTAGTGACGCCTTCCTTGCAGCCGCAGCCGCGATCATTGTCGACGAGGGCTGGACCGACATCGACGGAAAGGCAGCTCGAGCGGCGATCGCTGCGGAGCGCGCGCGCCGCGAGGTGGACGCGAAACGCACGCTGGAGCGCCAGAGACTTTCCGGCGCGCCGGCAGCGCAGCGGCATGCGGGAGGATTAGGCGATGAGACCATAGCTTCCACAGCAGCCGCACGGATCGAGCAGCGGCCGATTACGGTTTCGACACTGCCGGACATTGAGGCGCCTTCACCACGAGCTCCAGTCACATCGGTCGAACGCGACATGTACGCCGGTGCCTATGGCGAGAACCCGCTCATTGACGCGTGGATCGATCAGCGGCGGCGTGCACCGGAGGCGCTGAACGAGGCGCGCACGCTGGCGCTGCGTGTCATGCAGGACCGGACTGCCCGCACCTATCTGAGCGAGCTTGAAGCCGAGGGGTATCGATGGGTCATCGAACTTCGCCAGCAGGCGACCGCCAGGAACCAGTTGCTCAAACGTGCGAGCGCGTCGCAGTCGATGCTGCGGTGA
- a CDS encoding Brp/Blh family beta-carotene 15,15'-dioxygenase, translating to MKRGIALLVMGAVAVFFAPLPMQLAFAILGIGVVGMIHGAGDLAVIRREQKMPFLGLYGLVSLVTLAWWILQPSVALPAFLVASAFHFGFEDAPKSSSVERVSRGTALIAMPATLHVGSYADLLRLAGGEASALPTLTPVIAIAGGISGCFLLLVACRHYDTRLATGAGALLLLPPLIGFTVGFLVLHALPQTAERRDRLGCHSTRVYLRTVMPIFLAAVLLAGAVAGLLLHFDPSGVRCLFAGIAALAVPHLLVTPWFEDRSASTSGRPADLGSPNLA from the coding sequence GTGAAACGCGGCATCGCATTGTTGGTGATGGGAGCTGTTGCGGTCTTCTTCGCACCACTGCCAATGCAATTGGCCTTTGCGATTTTAGGCATCGGCGTCGTGGGCATGATCCACGGTGCCGGTGACCTAGCTGTCATTCGACGCGAACAGAAGATGCCATTCCTAGGACTGTACGGGCTGGTTTCGCTGGTAACTTTGGCGTGGTGGATTCTTCAGCCGTCTGTCGCTCTGCCAGCCTTCCTTGTCGCATCTGCCTTTCATTTCGGGTTCGAGGATGCGCCGAAGAGTTCGTCAGTTGAACGAGTCTCGCGCGGGACGGCCCTGATTGCGATGCCCGCAACGCTACACGTGGGCAGCTACGCAGATCTGCTACGCCTGGCGGGCGGCGAAGCCTCGGCCCTGCCTACCTTAACGCCCGTGATCGCGATCGCCGGCGGCATTTCTGGTTGTTTTCTGCTGCTGGTCGCGTGTCGGCACTACGACACCCGTCTTGCCACTGGTGCAGGTGCGCTTCTGCTACTACCGCCTCTTATCGGCTTCACAGTCGGCTTCCTCGTTCTACACGCATTGCCGCAGACAGCGGAGCGCCGTGATCGGCTGGGATGCCACAGCACTCGAGTCTACTTGAGAACAGTCATGCCCATATTTCTTGCGGCAGTGCTGCTCGCAGGCGCCGTAGCAGGACTGTTGTTGCATTTCGACCCAAGCGGGGTCCGATGCCTGTTTGCAGGCATTGCGGCGCTCGCTGTCCCGCATCTCCTCGTTACGCCTTGGTTCGAAGACCGGAGTGCATCCACAAGTGGAAGACCAGCCGATCTCGGATCCCCCAACTTGGCCTGA
- a CDS encoding plasmid mobilization protein — MTAGPSRKKGRAATHMVSARLTDLEWERLDLALTASGLSRSDYCRRALLGRTIAFRPFEPLLAEAIALLAHCRGMRAEEAGELKRMIGDVERLVSRLSRLAGTDVK, encoded by the coding sequence ATGACGGCGGGGCCGTCCAGAAAGAAGGGACGGGCCGCGACCCACATGGTCTCGGCCCGCCTCACTGACCTTGAGTGGGAGAGGCTCGATCTTGCGCTCACTGCATCAGGCTTGAGCCGGTCCGACTATTGCCGTCGTGCGCTGCTCGGCCGCACCATCGCATTCCGCCCGTTCGAGCCTCTCCTTGCAGAAGCGATAGCGCTTCTCGCGCACTGCCGCGGGATGCGTGCGGAAGAGGCGGGCGAGCTGAAGCGGATGATCGGTGACGTCGAGCGGCTGGTGAGCCGCTTGTCGCGCCTTGCCGGCACGGACGTAAAATGA
- a CDS encoding bacteriorhodopsin yields the protein MSLASLAIYATGKKAPPSLHHTLLHAAVPFIAATAYLAMAFGIGTLIKIDGSATYFARYADWTFTTPILLSSLVLLAFHERGKTGEIGGYLTSIIVLDVLMIETGLISSLAEVPVVKWIWFLWSCVAFLGVIYLLWVPLRKMAVERGHALGSAYTKNVTFLTVIWFLYPLVFLVGPEGLKIITDSTSVWAILIMDIVAKVAYAFYAASNLEKALHEHERRA from the coding sequence ATGTCACTCGCCTCGCTGGCGATCTACGCGACCGGCAAAAAAGCTCCGCCTTCGCTCCACCACACGCTGCTCCATGCAGCCGTGCCGTTCATTGCTGCTACTGCCTACCTTGCGATGGCATTCGGCATCGGCACGCTGATCAAGATCGACGGTTCGGCGACCTATTTCGCTCGATACGCTGACTGGACCTTTACGACGCCGATTCTGCTGTCGAGCCTTGTACTGCTTGCCTTTCACGAACGCGGAAAGACCGGCGAAATCGGTGGCTACCTCACCTCGATCATCGTCCTCGACGTGCTCATGATCGAGACCGGCCTGATCTCGTCGCTTGCAGAGGTGCCGGTGGTGAAGTGGATCTGGTTCCTGTGGTCCTGCGTCGCTTTTCTGGGTGTCATTTACCTGTTGTGGGTGCCGCTGCGGAAGATGGCGGTTGAGCGTGGCCATGCGCTGGGCTCCGCCTACACGAAGAACGTCACCTTCTTGACGGTAATCTGGTTCCTGTATCCGCTCGTCTTTCTAGTTGGTCCTGAGGGTCTCAAGATCATCACTGATTCGACGTCGGTATGGGCGATCCTGATTATGGATATAGTCGCCAAAGTCGCTTACGCGTTCTACGCGGCAAGCAATCTAGAGAAGGCTCTTCACGAGCACGAACGCCGAGCGTGA
- a CDS encoding MFS transporter produces MKLNPGLLALSVGALGIGVTEFAPMGLLPAIANDLHVSIPTAGLLISAYATGVMIGAPLTTLSTGRMARRTLLILLAGIFTAGNLLAAISSSYAMLLAARLLTSLSHGAFFGVGSVVAASLVPAERRASAVAAMFMGLTIANIGGVPLATWAAEHVGWRAAFWGISAVGVVTVVALRSTLPVLPAPESGSAVAELRVLARSRVLGALGLTTICATSMFTVFTYITPILRGQTGGSIGFVTAMLLLIGIGLSVGNWLGGRFADRSVDRTRMIALAALVPILVAFAALMPFKAPTVLLLVLWSAASFAVVPPLQVRVMQDAQDAPNLAADLRGSRRPWRCRAAQPQERCRHDSVLHHRRSGLCLEL; encoded by the coding sequence ATGAAGTTAAACCCTGGCCTGCTGGCGCTGTCCGTAGGGGCACTTGGCATCGGCGTGACCGAGTTCGCTCCCATGGGCTTGCTGCCCGCCATCGCAAACGACCTGCACGTATCCATTCCGACCGCGGGACTGCTGATCAGCGCTTATGCGACTGGCGTCATGATCGGCGCGCCGCTGACGACACTCTCGACGGGGCGAATGGCGCGGCGCACGCTGCTGATCCTGCTCGCCGGCATCTTCACCGCCGGCAACCTTCTGGCGGCGATATCTAGCAGCTACGCGATGTTGTTGGCCGCGCGGCTGTTGACGTCCTTGAGCCATGGCGCGTTCTTCGGCGTCGGCTCAGTCGTGGCGGCGAGCCTTGTCCCCGCGGAGCGGCGTGCGAGTGCCGTTGCGGCAATGTTCATGGGGCTGACGATCGCCAATATCGGCGGCGTACCGCTCGCGACCTGGGCGGCCGAGCATGTCGGCTGGCGCGCTGCGTTCTGGGGCATTTCGGCGGTGGGCGTGGTGACGGTGGTGGCGCTGCGGTCAACGCTGCCCGTGCTGCCGGCGCCCGAGAGCGGTAGCGCGGTGGCGGAACTGCGTGTGCTGGCACGGTCCCGCGTTCTTGGCGCGCTCGGCCTGACGACAATCTGCGCAACCTCCATGTTCACCGTGTTCACCTACATCACTCCGATCCTGCGCGGGCAAACGGGTGGCTCTATCGGTTTCGTCACCGCGATGCTCCTGCTCATCGGTATTGGTCTTAGCGTCGGTAATTGGCTCGGCGGACGCTTCGCCGACCGATCGGTCGATCGCACCCGGATGATCGCGCTGGCAGCGCTGGTCCCGATCCTCGTCGCGTTCGCGGCGCTGATGCCGTTCAAAGCGCCCACCGTGCTACTGCTGGTCCTGTGGAGCGCTGCCAGCTTCGCGGTTGTGCCGCCTCTGCAAGTGCGTGTTATGCAGGACGCGCAAGACGCACCGAACCTCGCGGCTGACCTACGAGGTTCGCGGCGCCCGTGGAGGTGTCGTGCAGCTCAGCCTCAGGAACGATGCCGGCACGATTCTGTCCTCCATCATCGACGATCCGGCCTTTGTCTGGAATTATGA